One stretch of Clavelina lepadiformis chromosome 6, kaClaLepa1.1, whole genome shotgun sequence DNA includes these proteins:
- the LOC143462560 gene encoding uncharacterized protein LOC143462560 isoform X4, whose amino-acid sequence MAVEVQTNVPGFSEFQCFIGEPEQIVQQKLEYLEKASAQAYELLKRKFSFVYEFLEVRLIDLEEDERKKHPLGRLLLEFDGYLKCLPVCTFNGGRYDIPLVMKPFIKVLTSYSKIQFVVKKGNNYMCVVTESLKFLDIINYLPAGTSYSAYLDSYNSVQKKGFFPYEYITSPEVLNETTLPPRSAFYSSLTEKHLSEQDYQLCQRVWVENGMTTIRDFLIWYVRKDVEPFLSTLQTQINFYWTLSVDMLKDSISIPSITLKYLLSTLERGIFFSLIEKRDADLHRLIRENITGGASIIFTRYHEKGITRIRNQQYQQQAKLCQTVLGLDVNGLYLHALAQPMPTSTYIRYQRDGDSDRFTPKIANFYGRMSYEWLSWEEVTRGCTIRHMFNGTEKRIGDRALPSDGWLASENTIFSFFGCYWHGCCCQEQTDLMKKRSEETEKNLLYLRGLGFTVITMRECHWKQIRKQEDIQAILRDRIHLTQAFRNLTTSKALKKVRDGTFFGLVRCDIAVPPHLQEEFTDIPPIYKNTEISLDDIGPFMKTWYLEKGLEVTRIYEMVQYTPNACFKTFADTVTDHRRNGEGILPAVFKLMGNCSYGKTLLAKDKHFTIKYCNEESALDAVADPSYVKVNQIDEDLYEVTMKKKRVIWNLPIQIGFFVYGYSKLHMLRFYYDFLKKYIDPQNMELILTDTDSYYLALSAPDLGSAVRKDRLREFYSNVHLWLPSKACDDHREEFIQSGVRGEVWDNSDKACCRNREIYDRRTLGLSKVEFQGDGCIALCSKTYYTFGRSGCKLACKGLSKKLNHFTKQRYMNVLLSQTSGKGINRGFISRDNQVFTYEQERRALSYLYIKRTVLDDGISTKPLSI is encoded by the exons ATGGCGGTGGAGGTGCAAACCAACGTTCCAGGTTTTTCGgaatttcaatgttttataGGTGAACCGGAACAGATTGTCCAACAAAAGCTGGAATATCTCGAAAAAGCCTCTGCCCAAGCCTATGAACTGCTGAAACGGAAATTCTCATTCGTTTACGAGTTTCTAGAAGTTCGATTGATTGATCTCGAGGAAGACGAACGGAAAAAGCATCCATTGGGAAGGTTACTACTCGAATTCGATGGCTATCTAAAGTGTCTTCCGGTGTGTACGTTTAACGGTGGGAGGTATGATATCCCCTTAGTGATGAAACCATTCATAAAAGTACTCACGTCCTATTCCAAGATACAGTTTGTCGTGAAAAAGGGGAATAATTATATGTGTGTTGTGACGGAATCGTTAAAGTTTCTAGACATTATCAATTATCTTCCGGCTGGTACAAGTTACTCTGCATATCTCGATTCATACAACTCTGTGCAGAAGAAGGGTTTTTTTCCGTATGAATACATTACTTCACCAGAAGTCTTGAATGAGACAACCCTTCCTCCACGATCAGCATTTTACAGCTCACTCACCGAAAAGCATCTTTCGGAACAAGATTACCAACTATGTCAAAGAGTCTGGGTAGAAAACGGTATGACGACAATTCGAGATTTTCTCATCTGGTATGTTAGAAAGGATGTTGAGCCATTTTTGTCTACTCTACAAACccaaatcaatttttattggACCTTGTCCGTAGATATGCTTAAAGATAGTATATCTATTCCTTCCATTACTCTGAAGTATTTACTGTCAACCCTTGAAAGAGGTATATTCTTCAGTTTGATTGAGAAGCGTGATGCTGATTTACACCGTTTGATACGAGAGAATATCACAGGTGGGGCTTCTATCATCTTCACGCGCTATCATGAGAAAGGCATCACCAGGATCAGGAATCAACAATACCAACAACAGGCGAAACTGTGTCAGACTGTGTTAGGTCTAGATGTAAACGGGTTGTATCTACATGCTTTAGCTCAACCCATGCCTACAAGTACCTACATTCGTTATCAACGGGATGGGGATTCCGATCGCTTTACcccaaaaattgcaaatttttatggtCGTATGAGTTATGAATGGCTTTCGTGGGAGGAAGTCACCCGTGGTTGTACGATTCGCCATATGTTCAACGGAACAGAAAAACGCATCGGAGATCGTGCATTGCCGTCAGATGGCTGGTTGGCCTCGGAAAATACCATATTCAGTTTTTTCG GTTGCTACTGGCACGGATGTTGTTGTCAAGAACAAACAGATCTGATGAAAAAACGTAGTGAAGAGACAGAAAAAAATCTCTTGTATTTACGTGGTCTCGGTTTCACGGTGATCACGATGAGAGAATGCCACTGGAAACAGATTAGAAAGCAGGAAGACATCCAAGCGATTCTCAGAGATCGCATCCACTTGACACAAGCTTTCAGAAATCTCACGACATCCAAAGCCTTGAAGAAGGTGCGAGATGGAACTTTTTTCGGTTTAGTTCGGTGTGATATTGCAGTTCCTCCACACCTACAGGAAGAGTTTACCGATATTCCACCCATCTACAAGAACACGGAAATTTCTCTGGATGACATCGGACCCTTCATGAAAAC GTGGTATCTCGAGAAGGGGCTCGAAGTAACTAGGATCTATGAAATGGTACAGTACACACCTAATGCCTGTTTTAAGACTTTTGCCGACACAGTCACAGATCATCGGAGAAATGGAGAGGGGATCTTACCTGCAGTGTTCAAACTTATGGGGAACTGTTCTTACGGTAAAACACTTTTAGCGAAAGATAAGCATTTTACTATAAAATATTGCAATGAAGAATCGGCCCTCGATGCGGTGGCAGATCCATCCTATGTCAAGGTGAATCAGATCGATGAGGATTTGTATGAGGTgacaatgaagaaaaaacGTGTGATTTGGAATCTCCCCATCCAGATAGGTTTTTTCGTATATGGATATTCCAAGCTCCATATGCTACGTTTTTATTACGATTTTCTCAAAAAGTACATTGATCCACAGAATATGGAGCTTATTTTAACAGACACAGATTCCTACTACTTGGCACTAAGCGCCCCCGACTTGGGTTCAGCTGTTCGCAAGGATAGACTTCGAGAGTTTTACTCCAACGTCCACCTGTGGCTCCCATCCAAAGCATGTGATGACCATCGTGAGGAGTTTATTCAGTCAGGTGTACGTGGAGAAGTCTGGGATAATTCTGACAAAGCTTGTTGTCGAAATCGTGAGATCTACGATCGTCGAACCTTGGGTTTGTCCAAGGTCGAATTTCAAGGTGATGGATGCATCGCTCTCTGTAGCAAAACGTATTATACGTTTGGTAGAAGTGGTTGTAAGTTGGCTTGTAAGGGACTCAGCAAAAAACTGAAccatttcacaaaacagcgTTATATGAACGTTTTGCTTTCTCAAACTTCTGGGAAAGGAATCAATCGTGGTTTTATTTCTCGAGATAATCAGGTGTTCACTTATGAACAGGAACGCAGAGCCTTGTCGTATCTTTACATTAAGCGTACGGTTCTAGATGATGGTATCAGTACAAAACCTCTGTCAATATAA
- the LOC143462560 gene encoding uncharacterized protein LOC143462560 isoform X3 yields MAVEVQTNVPGFSEFQCFIGEPEQIVQQKLEYLEKASAQAYELLKRKFSFVYEFLEVRLIDLEEDERKKHPLGRLLLEFDGYLKCLPVCTFNGGRYDIPLVMKPFIKVLTSYSKIQFVVKKGNNYMCVVTESLKFLDIINYLPAGTSYSAYLDSYNSVQKKGFFPYEYITSPEVLNETTLPPRSAFYSSLTEKHLSEQDYQLCQRVWVENGMTTIRDFLIWYVRKDVEPFLSTLQTQINFYWTLSVDMLKDSISIPSITLKYLLSTLERGIFFSLIEKRDADLHRLIRENITGGASIIFTRYHEKGITRIRNQQYQQQAKLCQTVLGLDVNGLYLHALAQPMPTSTYIRYQRDGDSDRFTPKIANFYGRMSYEWLSWEEVTRGCTIRHMFNGTEKRIGDRALPSDGWLASENTIFSFFGCYWHGCCCQEQTDLMKKRSEETEKNLLYLRGLGFTVITMRECHWKQIRKQEDIQAILRDRIHLTQAFRNLTTSKALKKEEFTDIPPIYKNTEISLDDIGPFMKTYAEQNGMLKQPRRCLITSYYGKDVLLITPMLRWYLEKGLEVTRIYEMVQYTPNACFKTFADTVTDHRRNGEGILPAVFKLMGNCSYGKTLLAKDKHFTIKYCNEESALDAVADPSYVKVNQIDEDLYEVTMKKKRVIWNLPIQIGFFVYGYSKLHMLRFYYDFLKKYIDPQNMELILTDTDSYYLALSAPDLGSAVRKDRLREFYSNVHLWLPSKACDDHREEFIQSGVRGEVWDNSDKACCRNREIYDRRTLGLSKVEFQGDGCIALCSKTYYTFGRSGCKLACKGLSKKLNHFTKQRYMNVLLSQTSGKGINRGFISRDNQVFTYEQERRALSYLYIKRTVLDDGISTKPLSI; encoded by the exons ATGGCGGTGGAGGTGCAAACCAACGTTCCAGGTTTTTCGgaatttcaatgttttataGGTGAACCGGAACAGATTGTCCAACAAAAGCTGGAATATCTCGAAAAAGCCTCTGCCCAAGCCTATGAACTGCTGAAACGGAAATTCTCATTCGTTTACGAGTTTCTAGAAGTTCGATTGATTGATCTCGAGGAAGACGAACGGAAAAAGCATCCATTGGGAAGGTTACTACTCGAATTCGATGGCTATCTAAAGTGTCTTCCGGTGTGTACGTTTAACGGTGGGAGGTATGATATCCCCTTAGTGATGAAACCATTCATAAAAGTACTCACGTCCTATTCCAAGATACAGTTTGTCGTGAAAAAGGGGAATAATTATATGTGTGTTGTGACGGAATCGTTAAAGTTTCTAGACATTATCAATTATCTTCCGGCTGGTACAAGTTACTCTGCATATCTCGATTCATACAACTCTGTGCAGAAGAAGGGTTTTTTTCCGTATGAATACATTACTTCACCAGAAGTCTTGAATGAGACAACCCTTCCTCCACGATCAGCATTTTACAGCTCACTCACCGAAAAGCATCTTTCGGAACAAGATTACCAACTATGTCAAAGAGTCTGGGTAGAAAACGGTATGACGACAATTCGAGATTTTCTCATCTGGTATGTTAGAAAGGATGTTGAGCCATTTTTGTCTACTCTACAAACccaaatcaatttttattggACCTTGTCCGTAGATATGCTTAAAGATAGTATATCTATTCCTTCCATTACTCTGAAGTATTTACTGTCAACCCTTGAAAGAGGTATATTCTTCAGTTTGATTGAGAAGCGTGATGCTGATTTACACCGTTTGATACGAGAGAATATCACAGGTGGGGCTTCTATCATCTTCACGCGCTATCATGAGAAAGGCATCACCAGGATCAGGAATCAACAATACCAACAACAGGCGAAACTGTGTCAGACTGTGTTAGGTCTAGATGTAAACGGGTTGTATCTACATGCTTTAGCTCAACCCATGCCTACAAGTACCTACATTCGTTATCAACGGGATGGGGATTCCGATCGCTTTACcccaaaaattgcaaatttttatggtCGTATGAGTTATGAATGGCTTTCGTGGGAGGAAGTCACCCGTGGTTGTACGATTCGCCATATGTTCAACGGAACAGAAAAACGCATCGGAGATCGTGCATTGCCGTCAGATGGCTGGTTGGCCTCGGAAAATACCATATTCAGTTTTTTCG GTTGCTACTGGCACGGATGTTGTTGTCAAGAACAAACAGATCTGATGAAAAAACGTAGTGAAGAGACAGAAAAAAATCTCTTGTATTTACGTGGTCTCGGTTTCACGGTGATCACGATGAGAGAATGCCACTGGAAACAGATTAGAAAGCAGGAAGACATCCAAGCGATTCTCAGAGATCGCATCCACTTGACACAAGCTTTCAGAAATCTCACGACATCCAAAGCCTTGAAGAAG GAAGAGTTTACCGATATTCCACCCATCTACAAGAACACGGAAATTTCTCTGGATGACATCGGACCCTTCATGAAAACGTATGCAGAACAGAACGGAATGTTAAAGCAACCTAGAAGGTGTCTGATTACGAGTTATTACGGCAAAGACGTACTCTTAATCACCCCTATGCTCAGGTGGTATCTCGAGAAGGGGCTCGAAGTAACTAGGATCTATGAAATGGTACAGTACACACCTAATGCCTGTTTTAAGACTTTTGCCGACACAGTCACAGATCATCGGAGAAATGGAGAGGGGATCTTACCTGCAGTGTTCAAACTTATGGGGAACTGTTCTTACGGTAAAACACTTTTAGCGAAAGATAAGCATTTTACTATAAAATATTGCAATGAAGAATCGGCCCTCGATGCGGTGGCAGATCCATCCTATGTCAAGGTGAATCAGATCGATGAGGATTTGTATGAGGTgacaatgaagaaaaaacGTGTGATTTGGAATCTCCCCATCCAGATAGGTTTTTTCGTATATGGATATTCCAAGCTCCATATGCTACGTTTTTATTACGATTTTCTCAAAAAGTACATTGATCCACAGAATATGGAGCTTATTTTAACAGACACAGATTCCTACTACTTGGCACTAAGCGCCCCCGACTTGGGTTCAGCTGTTCGCAAGGATAGACTTCGAGAGTTTTACTCCAACGTCCACCTGTGGCTCCCATCCAAAGCATGTGATGACCATCGTGAGGAGTTTATTCAGTCAGGTGTACGTGGAGAAGTCTGGGATAATTCTGACAAAGCTTGTTGTCGAAATCGTGAGATCTACGATCGTCGAACCTTGGGTTTGTCCAAGGTCGAATTTCAAGGTGATGGATGCATCGCTCTCTGTAGCAAAACGTATTATACGTTTGGTAGAAGTGGTTGTAAGTTGGCTTGTAAGGGACTCAGCAAAAAACTGAAccatttcacaaaacagcgTTATATGAACGTTTTGCTTTCTCAAACTTCTGGGAAAGGAATCAATCGTGGTTTTATTTCTCGAGATAATCAGGTGTTCACTTATGAACAGGAACGCAGAGCCTTGTCGTATCTTTACATTAAGCGTACGGTTCTAGATGATGGTATCAGTACAAAACCTCTGTCAATATAA
- the LOC143462560 gene encoding uncharacterized protein LOC143462560 isoform X2: MAVEVQTNVPGFSEFQCFIGEPEQIVQQKLEYLEKASAQAYELLKRKFSFVYEFLEVRLIDLEEDERKKHPLGRLLLEFDGYLKCLPVCTFNGGRYDIPLVMKPFIKVLTSYSKIQFVVKKGNNYMCVVTESLKFLDIINYLPAGTSYSAYLDSYNSVQKKGFFPYEYITSPEVLNETTLPPRSAFYSSLTEKHLSEQDYQLCQRVWVENGMTTIRDFLIWYVRKDVEPFLSTLQTQINFYWTLSVDMLKDSISIPSITLKYLLSTLERGIFFSLIEKRDADLHRLIRENITGGASIIFTRYHEKGITRIRNQQYQQQAKLCQTVLGLDVNGLYLHALAQPMPTSTYIRYQRDGDSDRFTPKIANFYGRMSYEWLSWEEVTRGCTIRHMFNGTEKRIGDRALPSDGWLASENTIFSFFGCYWHGCCCQEQTDLMKKRSEETEKNLLYLRGLGFTVITMRECHWKQIRKQEDIQAILRDRIHLTQAFRNLTTSKALKKVRDGTFFGLVRCDIAVPPHLQEEFTDIPPIYKNTEISLDDIGPFMKTYAEQNGMLKQPRRWYLEKGLEVTRIYEMVQYTPNACFKTFADTVTDHRRNGEGILPAVFKLMGNCSYGKTLLAKDKHFTIKYCNEESALDAVADPSYVKVNQIDEDLYEVTMKKKRVIWNLPIQIGFFVYGYSKLHMLRFYYDFLKKYIDPQNMELILTDTDSYYLALSAPDLGSAVRKDRLREFYSNVHLWLPSKACDDHREEFIQSGVRGEVWDNSDKACCRNREIYDRRTLGLSKVEFQGDGCIALCSKTYYTFGRSGCKLACKGLSKKLNHFTKQRYMNVLLSQTSGKGINRGFISRDNQVFTYEQERRALSYLYIKRTVLDDGISTKPLSI, from the exons ATGGCGGTGGAGGTGCAAACCAACGTTCCAGGTTTTTCGgaatttcaatgttttataGGTGAACCGGAACAGATTGTCCAACAAAAGCTGGAATATCTCGAAAAAGCCTCTGCCCAAGCCTATGAACTGCTGAAACGGAAATTCTCATTCGTTTACGAGTTTCTAGAAGTTCGATTGATTGATCTCGAGGAAGACGAACGGAAAAAGCATCCATTGGGAAGGTTACTACTCGAATTCGATGGCTATCTAAAGTGTCTTCCGGTGTGTACGTTTAACGGTGGGAGGTATGATATCCCCTTAGTGATGAAACCATTCATAAAAGTACTCACGTCCTATTCCAAGATACAGTTTGTCGTGAAAAAGGGGAATAATTATATGTGTGTTGTGACGGAATCGTTAAAGTTTCTAGACATTATCAATTATCTTCCGGCTGGTACAAGTTACTCTGCATATCTCGATTCATACAACTCTGTGCAGAAGAAGGGTTTTTTTCCGTATGAATACATTACTTCACCAGAAGTCTTGAATGAGACAACCCTTCCTCCACGATCAGCATTTTACAGCTCACTCACCGAAAAGCATCTTTCGGAACAAGATTACCAACTATGTCAAAGAGTCTGGGTAGAAAACGGTATGACGACAATTCGAGATTTTCTCATCTGGTATGTTAGAAAGGATGTTGAGCCATTTTTGTCTACTCTACAAACccaaatcaatttttattggACCTTGTCCGTAGATATGCTTAAAGATAGTATATCTATTCCTTCCATTACTCTGAAGTATTTACTGTCAACCCTTGAAAGAGGTATATTCTTCAGTTTGATTGAGAAGCGTGATGCTGATTTACACCGTTTGATACGAGAGAATATCACAGGTGGGGCTTCTATCATCTTCACGCGCTATCATGAGAAAGGCATCACCAGGATCAGGAATCAACAATACCAACAACAGGCGAAACTGTGTCAGACTGTGTTAGGTCTAGATGTAAACGGGTTGTATCTACATGCTTTAGCTCAACCCATGCCTACAAGTACCTACATTCGTTATCAACGGGATGGGGATTCCGATCGCTTTACcccaaaaattgcaaatttttatggtCGTATGAGTTATGAATGGCTTTCGTGGGAGGAAGTCACCCGTGGTTGTACGATTCGCCATATGTTCAACGGAACAGAAAAACGCATCGGAGATCGTGCATTGCCGTCAGATGGCTGGTTGGCCTCGGAAAATACCATATTCAGTTTTTTCG GTTGCTACTGGCACGGATGTTGTTGTCAAGAACAAACAGATCTGATGAAAAAACGTAGTGAAGAGACAGAAAAAAATCTCTTGTATTTACGTGGTCTCGGTTTCACGGTGATCACGATGAGAGAATGCCACTGGAAACAGATTAGAAAGCAGGAAGACATCCAAGCGATTCTCAGAGATCGCATCCACTTGACACAAGCTTTCAGAAATCTCACGACATCCAAAGCCTTGAAGAAGGTGCGAGATGGAACTTTTTTCGGTTTAGTTCGGTGTGATATTGCAGTTCCTCCACACCTACAGGAAGAGTTTACCGATATTCCACCCATCTACAAGAACACGGAAATTTCTCTGGATGACATCGGACCCTTCATGAAAACGTATGCAGAACAGAACGGAATGTTAAAGCAACCTAGAAG GTGGTATCTCGAGAAGGGGCTCGAAGTAACTAGGATCTATGAAATGGTACAGTACACACCTAATGCCTGTTTTAAGACTTTTGCCGACACAGTCACAGATCATCGGAGAAATGGAGAGGGGATCTTACCTGCAGTGTTCAAACTTATGGGGAACTGTTCTTACGGTAAAACACTTTTAGCGAAAGATAAGCATTTTACTATAAAATATTGCAATGAAGAATCGGCCCTCGATGCGGTGGCAGATCCATCCTATGTCAAGGTGAATCAGATCGATGAGGATTTGTATGAGGTgacaatgaagaaaaaacGTGTGATTTGGAATCTCCCCATCCAGATAGGTTTTTTCGTATATGGATATTCCAAGCTCCATATGCTACGTTTTTATTACGATTTTCTCAAAAAGTACATTGATCCACAGAATATGGAGCTTATTTTAACAGACACAGATTCCTACTACTTGGCACTAAGCGCCCCCGACTTGGGTTCAGCTGTTCGCAAGGATAGACTTCGAGAGTTTTACTCCAACGTCCACCTGTGGCTCCCATCCAAAGCATGTGATGACCATCGTGAGGAGTTTATTCAGTCAGGTGTACGTGGAGAAGTCTGGGATAATTCTGACAAAGCTTGTTGTCGAAATCGTGAGATCTACGATCGTCGAACCTTGGGTTTGTCCAAGGTCGAATTTCAAGGTGATGGATGCATCGCTCTCTGTAGCAAAACGTATTATACGTTTGGTAGAAGTGGTTGTAAGTTGGCTTGTAAGGGACTCAGCAAAAAACTGAAccatttcacaaaacagcgTTATATGAACGTTTTGCTTTCTCAAACTTCTGGGAAAGGAATCAATCGTGGTTTTATTTCTCGAGATAATCAGGTGTTCACTTATGAACAGGAACGCAGAGCCTTGTCGTATCTTTACATTAAGCGTACGGTTCTAGATGATGGTATCAGTACAAAACCTCTGTCAATATAA
- the LOC143462560 gene encoding uncharacterized protein LOC143462560 isoform X1, translating to MAVEVQTNVPGFSEFQCFIGEPEQIVQQKLEYLEKASAQAYELLKRKFSFVYEFLEVRLIDLEEDERKKHPLGRLLLEFDGYLKCLPVCTFNGGRYDIPLVMKPFIKVLTSYSKIQFVVKKGNNYMCVVTESLKFLDIINYLPAGTSYSAYLDSYNSVQKKGFFPYEYITSPEVLNETTLPPRSAFYSSLTEKHLSEQDYQLCQRVWVENGMTTIRDFLIWYVRKDVEPFLSTLQTQINFYWTLSVDMLKDSISIPSITLKYLLSTLERGIFFSLIEKRDADLHRLIRENITGGASIIFTRYHEKGITRIRNQQYQQQAKLCQTVLGLDVNGLYLHALAQPMPTSTYIRYQRDGDSDRFTPKIANFYGRMSYEWLSWEEVTRGCTIRHMFNGTEKRIGDRALPSDGWLASENTIFSFFGCYWHGCCCQEQTDLMKKRSEETEKNLLYLRGLGFTVITMRECHWKQIRKQEDIQAILRDRIHLTQAFRNLTTSKALKKVRDGTFFGLVRCDIAVPPHLQEEFTDIPPIYKNTEISLDDIGPFMKTYAEQNGMLKQPRRCLITSYYGKDVLLITPMLRWYLEKGLEVTRIYEMVQYTPNACFKTFADTVTDHRRNGEGILPAVFKLMGNCSYGKTLLAKDKHFTIKYCNEESALDAVADPSYVKVNQIDEDLYEVTMKKKRVIWNLPIQIGFFVYGYSKLHMLRFYYDFLKKYIDPQNMELILTDTDSYYLALSAPDLGSAVRKDRLREFYSNVHLWLPSKACDDHREEFIQSGVRGEVWDNSDKACCRNREIYDRRTLGLSKVEFQGDGCIALCSKTYYTFGRSGCKLACKGLSKKLNHFTKQRYMNVLLSQTSGKGINRGFISRDNQVFTYEQERRALSYLYIKRTVLDDGISTKPLSI from the exons ATGGCGGTGGAGGTGCAAACCAACGTTCCAGGTTTTTCGgaatttcaatgttttataGGTGAACCGGAACAGATTGTCCAACAAAAGCTGGAATATCTCGAAAAAGCCTCTGCCCAAGCCTATGAACTGCTGAAACGGAAATTCTCATTCGTTTACGAGTTTCTAGAAGTTCGATTGATTGATCTCGAGGAAGACGAACGGAAAAAGCATCCATTGGGAAGGTTACTACTCGAATTCGATGGCTATCTAAAGTGTCTTCCGGTGTGTACGTTTAACGGTGGGAGGTATGATATCCCCTTAGTGATGAAACCATTCATAAAAGTACTCACGTCCTATTCCAAGATACAGTTTGTCGTGAAAAAGGGGAATAATTATATGTGTGTTGTGACGGAATCGTTAAAGTTTCTAGACATTATCAATTATCTTCCGGCTGGTACAAGTTACTCTGCATATCTCGATTCATACAACTCTGTGCAGAAGAAGGGTTTTTTTCCGTATGAATACATTACTTCACCAGAAGTCTTGAATGAGACAACCCTTCCTCCACGATCAGCATTTTACAGCTCACTCACCGAAAAGCATCTTTCGGAACAAGATTACCAACTATGTCAAAGAGTCTGGGTAGAAAACGGTATGACGACAATTCGAGATTTTCTCATCTGGTATGTTAGAAAGGATGTTGAGCCATTTTTGTCTACTCTACAAACccaaatcaatttttattggACCTTGTCCGTAGATATGCTTAAAGATAGTATATCTATTCCTTCCATTACTCTGAAGTATTTACTGTCAACCCTTGAAAGAGGTATATTCTTCAGTTTGATTGAGAAGCGTGATGCTGATTTACACCGTTTGATACGAGAGAATATCACAGGTGGGGCTTCTATCATCTTCACGCGCTATCATGAGAAAGGCATCACCAGGATCAGGAATCAACAATACCAACAACAGGCGAAACTGTGTCAGACTGTGTTAGGTCTAGATGTAAACGGGTTGTATCTACATGCTTTAGCTCAACCCATGCCTACAAGTACCTACATTCGTTATCAACGGGATGGGGATTCCGATCGCTTTACcccaaaaattgcaaatttttatggtCGTATGAGTTATGAATGGCTTTCGTGGGAGGAAGTCACCCGTGGTTGTACGATTCGCCATATGTTCAACGGAACAGAAAAACGCATCGGAGATCGTGCATTGCCGTCAGATGGCTGGTTGGCCTCGGAAAATACCATATTCAGTTTTTTCG GTTGCTACTGGCACGGATGTTGTTGTCAAGAACAAACAGATCTGATGAAAAAACGTAGTGAAGAGACAGAAAAAAATCTCTTGTATTTACGTGGTCTCGGTTTCACGGTGATCACGATGAGAGAATGCCACTGGAAACAGATTAGAAAGCAGGAAGACATCCAAGCGATTCTCAGAGATCGCATCCACTTGACACAAGCTTTCAGAAATCTCACGACATCCAAAGCCTTGAAGAAGGTGCGAGATGGAACTTTTTTCGGTTTAGTTCGGTGTGATATTGCAGTTCCTCCACACCTACAGGAAGAGTTTACCGATATTCCACCCATCTACAAGAACACGGAAATTTCTCTGGATGACATCGGACCCTTCATGAAAACGTATGCAGAACAGAACGGAATGTTAAAGCAACCTAGAAGGTGTCTGATTACGAGTTATTACGGCAAAGACGTACTCTTAATCACCCCTATGCTCAGGTGGTATCTCGAGAAGGGGCTCGAAGTAACTAGGATCTATGAAATGGTACAGTACACACCTAATGCCTGTTTTAAGACTTTTGCCGACACAGTCACAGATCATCGGAGAAATGGAGAGGGGATCTTACCTGCAGTGTTCAAACTTATGGGGAACTGTTCTTACGGTAAAACACTTTTAGCGAAAGATAAGCATTTTACTATAAAATATTGCAATGAAGAATCGGCCCTCGATGCGGTGGCAGATCCATCCTATGTCAAGGTGAATCAGATCGATGAGGATTTGTATGAGGTgacaatgaagaaaaaacGTGTGATTTGGAATCTCCCCATCCAGATAGGTTTTTTCGTATATGGATATTCCAAGCTCCATATGCTACGTTTTTATTACGATTTTCTCAAAAAGTACATTGATCCACAGAATATGGAGCTTATTTTAACAGACACAGATTCCTACTACTTGGCACTAAGCGCCCCCGACTTGGGTTCAGCTGTTCGCAAGGATAGACTTCGAGAGTTTTACTCCAACGTCCACCTGTGGCTCCCATCCAAAGCATGTGATGACCATCGTGAGGAGTTTATTCAGTCAGGTGTACGTGGAGAAGTCTGGGATAATTCTGACAAAGCTTGTTGTCGAAATCGTGAGATCTACGATCGTCGAACCTTGGGTTTGTCCAAGGTCGAATTTCAAGGTGATGGATGCATCGCTCTCTGTAGCAAAACGTATTATACGTTTGGTAGAAGTGGTTGTAAGTTGGCTTGTAAGGGACTCAGCAAAAAACTGAAccatttcacaaaacagcgTTATATGAACGTTTTGCTTTCTCAAACTTCTGGGAAAGGAATCAATCGTGGTTTTATTTCTCGAGATAATCAGGTGTTCACTTATGAACAGGAACGCAGAGCCTTGTCGTATCTTTACATTAAGCGTACGGTTCTAGATGATGGTATCAGTACAAAACCTCTGTCAATATAA